Genomic segment of Aquarana catesbeiana isolate 2022-GZ linkage group LG02, ASM4218655v1, whole genome shotgun sequence:
aaattagtttttttcaaaattgtcgctttttttgtttatagcgcaaaaaataaaaaccgcagaggtgatcaaataccaccaaaagaaagctctatttgtgggaaaaaaaggacgtcaattttgtttgtgagccatgtggcacaattgtcagttaaagcaacgcagtgccgaatcgcaaaaagttctcaggtctttggccagccaaatggtcaaaTGGGCTTAAGtggttacatttatttttaaaacaggttatgcctacctgctctgtgcaatatttttgcacagagcagccccgatcctcctcttgagatcctccactggcgctcctggcttctcccactTTTAAAGTACCCCCCAAGGGGTACTTCTAAGGGGGGTactcatgcaggctcactcctgacCCCATAGACAAAGACTCACTTCTGTGTCCATAGACAAAGAAAGCAGAGCTTTGCCCCACTCCATCATAGGATTTGatagacagtagcaggagccaatagctcccccAATATCAACCTGTCCTGTAACGAGTGAGAGTGGAGAGAGCCTCGGTTCTCATGCAGAGCGCTGGATTGAGATGAGGCTCAggcaagtatggggggggggggggttgtgggaatATCCATGACACAGATGGGTTATCACCCTAATATGCAAAGAAtgcattgtggtaaaaaaaaaaacccgtaaggctttagaaccactttaaggccgtAAACTGTCCTAAGCAATGTGATAGATGCAGAAAATTCTGCTTTAGTCAATCAGGTCACTTGATGTGTGCCTGAAATAGAGCAAGATTTGAATGCCGAGAGCGATGTTCAAACAGAGTTCTGCTCAGGTGCAAGAGACTTATTGTCACTCTGGGGTTGAGTGTTCTGCAGGCCTTTAGAAGAGCCACTGTTCACCTGTGATTTTGAATTTGGCTTCCTTTCACCTGGTCTCTACTATAACTACAAATGAGGGTAATCCCCTTTGGAGTACTCAGAGTAGACAGTGTGGCAGATAAAGTGTTCCAGAAGGAGGAGTACACAGTAACCCCAGGTATAGACCATCCTGTAAGGAACCATCATGGAGAATGGGCGGGAGGAAGCGCCTGAGTACCTTATGAGGGCTCTAGGTGTAAGTGGCATTTTGCAACCAGTGGTGTGAATGGTTAAATTTCAGTGCAAAGTTTGAAAGGCTTGCACTATAAAGTGAATACATTCCAAACATAGCCCCTGTTTTAACAGTAATGGTCAAAAATACAGGGTGACCGGTCTTATCTGTCCAAAACGCTGAGCTGTATATAATGTTCAGGCTTTGCCAGTGGGCATACCCCCAAAgtggtcttaaccacttcaataaaaaggcactttcacccccttcctgctcaggacaattttcagctttcagtgctgccgCAATTTAaaggacaattgcgcagtcatgcaacattgtacctacataaatagagctttcatttggtggcatttaatcatcactgggtttttttaattttttgctaaacgaaaaaaaagcaaaaattttttaaaacaaaacacttttatttctgcaaataccgtatttatcggcatataacacgcacttttttcccctgaaaatcaggggaaaatcgtgggtgcgtgttataggccgatccccccccaattgtgtgtgatcggagcgatcgcggcaattgccgagatcggcgccgacatacacagccgtgtggaacgtcaaatacggcgccgagactgcagggactcggcggagcggagctacacatagccgagagtcctcgggttttctcggcgccgcttacagtcccgcccatatggtggaactgggcgggactgtaagcggcgccgagaaaacccgaggactctcagctatgtgtatcagcgctccgccgagtccctgcagtctcggcgccatatttaaatttacacagggctgtgtatgacggcagggatcgcggcgatcccacaaagctgcacgggggcaaggctgcacgggggggcaaagctgcactggggcaaggctgcactggagaaaggctgcactgacaaggctgcactgacatggctgcactgacatggctgcactggggcaaagctgcactgacaaggctgcaatggacactggggcaaggctgcactgacaattctgcactggggcaaagctgcactgacaaggctgcactgacaaggctgcaatggacactggggcaaggctgcactgacactgacaaggctgcagatggacaccgataacgctgcattgatgggcattttaatgtaagtttttcttccttaaactttactcctaaaagtttttttccttaaaattccctccttaacttgggtgcgtgttatacgccggcgcgtgttatacgccgataaatacggtaagtagcttttcttcttcgctgatgaggctgcaccgatagaGCTGCAGTGATAATTAGTGCccagattatcagtgtaaatgtcccctgtaacaggcaatgacagcgctgaggaaagaaaatgtcaataaccagcatttgtttacaaatgatcggctgtgactggacacagctgatcgcataGTAAAGAGATTACGTCATTGGCTATGTACCCCAATCGGTGATGATACAACTCACCACAAATTGCTGCAATGCAAAGGGCGTCACATGTTGTCCAGTCTAAATGATATAGCcaccggccgtcattctgctataggccgggcgggaaggtgttaagggACTGGGTTCCATAAGGATGGACCACAGCCctagacctgtatagcaccctgtggctgACTCAACACACAAATTGCCAAGGTGAACATacatgcaggatccagtgcccaaagcaataTTGCAGACTGTCCCCACATTGTGTACAGCTCTCAAGGTTTTACCAAGCAGCAATCCAGATACACTGCTTCTGTGTATGCATTCGAAGACTGTGAGGTGTTGATTGAAGcgttcagaaaacaaacaaaaaatcaaacTAGTCAAGCAGAAGAGGTCCATCTTAAcacactagcaaaaaaactgaggACTATAGGAGTGGGGCAGGATTATAGGGAAGGCTCCCTGAGGAATGGGGGCCAGAACACACCCATAAACCATGGCGTATGAATATGTTGCCTCTGacctgtactgtacgattaagataGCATTTTTATTTACCTGATACTCCGCTCCTGTAACCTCCCTCTGCActgctagactggtccccacaGCCCCTTCTCCCTTATGCTCCAGTGGTCACAGGTCCTCTGACATCAAGTGAGGATGCTAAAGGACAGTCCACTGCTGGGTCATAGGGAAGTAGAGGAGGACTGCTTCTGGTGGTCGCCAGATCCAAATGAGCATTTCATTCTTGTGGTGCGGAGGCGGATCCACTGCAATGGATTATTTTTCCTTTCCCCAAAGGTAGGCTGAAAGATTTACTGTGCATTAAAAAGCATGGAGTAGAAGAAAACAGCTGTCAGAGAAGTTTGCAGTGTCAGACCACCAACCATTGCTACCCACGAGACCTTAATTTCTTACCATGCTAAAGACTGGACTGCCAGCTTCAAGCATCTCAAATATCGGACAAATAGCAAGGATGCATGCAAATAACTGGCTTTAGGATCGTAAGATCACAAAAAATATTTTCCAATTTTCATTCAAAGCTCTTTGTAAAATGAGGGGGATTTTCCTAGCCAAATGCACTCATCTTAAAAATAGAAACATGTTTCTTTACAGTGTTATAGTGAATTATACCAGTCATGTTTGATACAACATCACTTAAATTGTAAACTGGCAGATCAAACTTTTTATTATGGATCTGAGTGCAGCTCTATTGTTTTTTATGTCCCATTCAGAAAGTGCATGAAATGCTGCAAATTTGAGCTGTGTTAAGATGCATAAGGTCAAAATAGACAATTCTTTGTCTAGGGTCAGTAAATTAAGTGTGTACACATAAATGCATGTACAAACATACACATTTAAATGTAATGAAATTCAATGAAAGTCAAATTTGAGGCTAAAACACTGTACAGATCTGTGCGAGTCTGTGCATCTATGCCTGCGCGTGTGTCTGTGCATGCCTGTCTGTGCATCTGTCTGTGCATGCCTGCGCGTCTGTCCTGCTGCAAATTTGAGCTGCGTTAAAATTTGTAAGGTCAAAATAGACAATTCTTTGTCTAGGATCAGTCTATCGTCGTctatggtggggatggattttgctgcgtgctggtgccaagtttccacccctcaggatcactgcaggtgtggagaaaagctgcgtaagagaatatggaggagagatgaggaggagatccaggaatcaggataaggGTCAGGGCAAGCAACAGATGAATCCAAGAGATGCCTCGTCTATCGTTGTCTATCTAAGGTGGGGATGgattctgtgtgtgtaaacgcatgCAGTTTACGGAacatttttatgtatatttgtatTGTATGGTGGCAGCAGTGGAACCAattttgttttaaatcttttttcttACCCACAATATTTCTGACAGCAAGATTTTGCTTAGATGATCGGTAATTGTATTACGTCTATGTGCATGCAGCCCTAAAAAGTGTTTTTTCTGCACTACAGTTTTGTGTTGACGTGGAACTGAACAAAGCAGTTAGGATTTGCTAGGTTTTAGGGAACACCAAGATATGGTAATTAAAATCAAGTGCAAAAAGTCCATACAACAAAATCCACCCAGTGTTGCTAGTAGTGATATTACACCAATGTGCTGCTGCTCTTTGAAAAAAAATAGTGCAGTCCACTTTAATACAAATATCCTCCAACTCAAGACATCTTGCGTGCACCTGTGATCCCTCTCCCTTTCAGATGAGAACTCACCGACTTCATATGCCTCCTATTCCCATGGTTGGCAAATCCGCTTTTTGGTTTAAAACACCAACTCCAGTATGGTTGTTAAACCGTGCCTCTGTATAGTTCACAATTAAGCAGATGTCATGTAGGAGAAATAAGGAAAAACTTTCAGTGGTACAGTAACCAAAccaccaaaatttatttaaaaatgaaaaggCGTTCACACTGATGAAAAACACTTCATGCAATTTTAGTCCCCCTGTCATGAAGTTGGAAGTGATAAAACGCATCGGGGTGGCCACACAGTGATCAGAGGAGATACCAGGACGGAAACAAAATGTCTGATGGTGGTAAGATCCAACACAGATACAGCACCCGATGTGGCTTTATACTAAAAAAATGCACAAATAGTTTTTAATCAATGTGAGCggtgcttttatttttaaaaaaattttggtggttTGGTTACTGTATCATTGgaaggtttttccttttttttttttttctcctacacgACACTTGCTCGTGAACTATACGGAGGCGCAGTTTAACATCCATACTGGAGCTGGTGTTTAAAAGCATATGAAGTCAGTGAGCTCTCATCTGAAACAGAGAGGGATCACTGGTGCACGCGAGGTGGTGTCTTGAGTTGGAAGATATTTGTATTAAAAAGAGGActgcaccccgctagcagccaaatagcacaGCGAAATTGATGGAAAAGCATCGCTTTACCCCCGATgtacccaccgccccagtgtgaaaggggccttagcactGAATTTCTTCTTACATGTAAGATTATGCTAATTGTGCCCAAGcagaatgctgaaaaaaaaaaaaaaaaaaggcacggcACTTCCTAGTTTGTAAGTGCCTCTAGGCATTGCTGTGCCTACAGATTCATCACTTTATAGCTGCAGTGTGACTTTAAAGATGGCTATATCACTTAAAAAATGTTTAATTCAGCCTGAAGGACATTGTATTCGGACAGCCACTGGATCTCATTAAATGCAGTCTGTTTCCAAAATTTTAAAATCAAAAGATTTTGGTGACCGAGCCATTCACAAAGTGATTTTCAAACAAGTTCATTAGGAATTGTCTGGAATTcgaagtgtatggccagcttaaggctctgCAGTCCATTGACCGCTAGTCTCCAGAGATTTAGAGCAAGTATTGAGGTCACTCCTGTGTTGTTCATGGTTTGTCTTGCTAGAAGCTCTGACATGGGTGAAGCAAAACTCTGCCTCTACCAAGGTGGTCACATCTACATACACACAGTGAagaataagggccctttcacacttatacattCTTTTCCTGCATTTTTACCTGGCAAAAGAGAAACCTACGGGCCTCTTTACACCACAGCGTTACAGGTACAGTGTGTTCTGAAAATTCCtgaatgctgcatctttggtgcggttttgAAAACCTCAAACACGcaatttcccattgaaatgaaaggaGATAGTGGTAAAaacagcgatttgcgtttttggtgcattttgagtCACATGTTCATTTTCACGGGCGCAAGCAATCCAAAAATGCACGAGAAGTCCCCAGGAAACACAGCATgtgtttttacagcgattttgctacagagcagtgtgaaagggcccttagttatAAGTAATTAATAGTGGAGAGTTTAACTGCAAGGAAACCATAGGCAATACTTCCCCGTTTGCCTTTTTTCTGGGTTTAGCTTTCAGTTTCCTAACCTTTTTGCCTCACAAACTTGCACCCAAAGCTAGGTTCGAAATATGTACCCTCACGTGATAAAAAATTATCTTGTTGCTACGTGATAAAAAATTATCTTGTTGCTACTTTTGTGTTAATTTACAAGACCACGTATAATGACTTTCTCCTTTTATTAACTTGGCTCTTTGTGTCTTTTGTTTTTTCCAAGGGCCTAAGTTATCAAGAGATCATTTGATCACATAGGTTTTTTTGCGAATATCCTAAGCATCACATCCATTACAATGTGTTTGTGCAATCCCACTATATTAACAACTATGCAGCGGGGCCACTTTAACAATTAATTTAGACTGCAAACACGCAGGCATGCCATAAACCAGTTGTTggtccaggttaaaaaaaaaaaaaagaaaaaaatggacacAATGCATACAAATATTTGATATTaagaaatgaaacaaaataaagCAGTTTTTAACATTGTGCAAGTCAACTTAGAACTTATTGAAGAGTACACAGCTCAATTACaaggagatagagatagagatagagatagagatagagatagagatagagatagagatagagatagagatagagagatatatatatatatatatatatatatatatatatatatatatatatatatatattgtgcaattGTATCAAAACATATTGTAGCCTATTTCTCACCTCACCCCTTTGACTCCGCTGCTCCTGATGACTCCGGACATGCCACTCCCCCTAGAGGGAGGTGACTGTGAAGTTGTCCTCTGGTATGTTCTCGGGTCCCAAGAAACCACCCTTCAGGTTCGGGGGTGAAAGGACTGGGGGACCCTGGGGAGGGAAGGCTGGGTAACGATAAGTATCCTGGAGCTGCACCATGGAGTCTCTCTGCACAGGGGAATGGGTAATATCACTGATCAGGGGGCAGGGATATGAGGCTCTGTGATGCCCCCTTACCATGTCCAGCGTCTCTTTGTCTCTTTTAGGGCTTGGGATATGAGGGCTCAGGCAGGACACACCCTCTGCTCGCCTGCCCATGAAGTCTGAAAGTAATCCACCCTTACCATCATAAGGAGGACTGCGGGGTGGATACCAGTAGCCAGCGTTCTTGCAGCTGGGAGGGTCATAGCGATGGTGTGTTGTGGGTTGTGGAGGAAGTTGCTCCCTACAAGAGGGTAAGTGGGGGGGCAGGCTGTGTTTCAGGGGATCACAGGATGAGTGGGGAGGGGGTACAAGTTTTCTTCCCTCCCCTGGCCGCAGCTCAAGCGTTGGGGAGCAGTTAGGGGAAAAGGGAGAGTCTTGTAGCGGGTGATCATACCCCAGTCCAGGTGGGGGTGGTGGAGGATGTGGGGCACCAGTGTTGGTGTTGCCAACTGTAGGGAGATGGGAGAAGTGTTTACTAGATTCAAGCTCTGTGGAGGGAGGGCCCAGCCCAGGAGAGTCACTCTGGAAGCCAAATGTGCCATCTGAAGGGGTAGATGGATTCATGGAATAGGGTCCAGAGAAGTCACAAGGAGGCTCCCTCTCACCCACCCCATACGCCCGCGAGTGGGAGGGCAAAGGTGACATGCTGCTATCTCCACTATAGCAGTCCAGTCCTAAATCTGAGGTGTCTTGAAAGAGGGAGTTGACTGAGGAGGATGGTGGTGGAGCAGGTGGTTTTGGGGAAAATTTAGCTTTGCTTGAACCCCTCTCTTTCTTGTTGGTTGTACAATTTCCACCTCGCCCACCTCTTGGGCCCCTGGGCCCTCCTCCTCTTTTGGTGGGAAATCCAGATGGGGGAGCGGTAgcagatgatgatgaagatgaaggGGAGGATGAAGAAAAGCCCAGGTGGTGGTGGGGTGATGGCTCAAATATATCGGTTTTctttcttctgcctctgccaggttTAGCTGTTTGGTGGAAGAGGACAGTTTGGTTCCAGCTGTAACCTGGTGCAGATGATGTGTCATTCCAGTCCATCATCAATTTTTCAAGGCTGGAGAGACTAGACTGCCCTTCACTAGATGAGGCTTCACTGTTGGCCCTGCGATAGCCTGCACCAGgttgagtgtactgtgtactgtcaGAGGATGACTCTGACAAGTTGTCAGTGTTTTGTTTAGCCTTCTGTGGTGTATAGTTGCTTATGTCCAAGATGACATTAGATTCAGTCATGTGGCAGTCAAACCCAGGCCCATAAAGTTGCCCAAAATTATCAGGGCCCCAATCAGACTGTCCATAACCTTGTCGAAATCCCCATTGCCCTGTTCCTACTGATGCTGGAAAGGTGCGACTGTTTTCACCGGGAAACATAGGACCAGACACCTTAGGCAACATATAACCTGCAGGTGAAGAGGTGCCTGAACGGCTTTCACTCCTAAGTGGTGGATATGGTGGCAACTCTGATGTGCTGAAAAAGGGACTTTTAGCTACATTAGACCCTGAACCTGCTGCTGACATCTGTTGTTGCTGGCTAAAGCTAGTGCTACTATGGGCACTGCCCGGTGATGACGGGAGACTATTGccaccaccagtgaaggaaaagCTACAGTCCTTATTACCCAAGCAGTCAGGTGGAGCAGGGTACTGCTTGTTTGGTGCAAAAATTCCATGACCAGGTAAGTTTTGACCAGTAGATCCTTGAAAGGCTCCAAACTGGCCAAAGTTTCCAGAATGCTGGGAATTGGGAGAACGCGACAACAGCTTTTGAAAGGCATCAGATCCACGGCATTCTTGTtgggtaagtgacacataatttgTGTTTCCCCGGTTGGGGGGGAAGGGCTGCCTGGAGGTTGCTGAACTTTGGTATGATGATTCTGGGTTTCTAGATTTCCCTCCCCGAGAATTGGGGTATGACTGAAGTGCCCTTGGGTTGGGTGAGGCTGATGACCCAGAGAAGGCAGATGCAGATTTTCTTGCTTCTTGTCTCTGTGCAACAGAAGAAAAATCCACAAGGTCAGAAGAGTCATCAGAGTCCAACAGAGATCGGAAGTAGCCTGTAAACAGTCCATGACGATCCTGCCCTCCACTTTCACTCTGGGTAACAGATCCTGTTCCACCATAAAAACCTGAACGAGATGGTGAGCCATCATGCAAGGCAGAAAAACCTGTGCGTTCTGGTCCTTGGTAACTGCAAGGTCGATTACCTGACTGACTGTTGGAAAGCTGTGATGCCCATGGACCACTTTTACTCTCACCACCCCAATCCGACACACCTTGGTAGCTAGGTTCTTCTCCCATGTCACCCAGCAGAGCACCATTTTTTCGAGATCTTCTCTTGCGCTTGGGTTTAGCATTAGGATCTGGTTCAGGCTTTGGCTGTCTCCGTTTTCGTGGTTTCAAAGGATCAATGGTTCTTGGTTTTGTTTTCTTCTTCCCAATGCCTTCAAAAAACTCACTGAAAGAACAGCGAGATAGCTCTGCATTGTGGCTATTGCAAGCTCCTCTTCGCCCTGGCCCTCCCCCACGACCTCCTCTTCTCCTATAGCCCTGAACTCTATGAAGGTATTGAGATATATTAGGAGTTCCAGGTGCTTGGTGCACAGACTCTGGTAATGTTGGTGTCCAACAACGAGGAGGTGAAGTTCTCGATGCTCCTTGACTTTGTCGGTTGAGAAAAGCAAGTTTTGCCAGTACATCACTGTAGTCAGATTTGCTGTCATTAGTGTCTGCAACATAAGAAGGCTGCGGTGATTGTAGTTTTTGCTTCCGTCGTCTTCTTTTCTTCGCAAACTCTCCTTCTGGAACTGGTTGAGGGGGCATGGGAGTAGGCTGTGGTGGTAGTGTGGGTTCAACAGGAGGTGGTTGAGGAAGGATTGGTGGTGTATCCCTAGCCAAGACCAAGTTCTTGGGAGGTCGACCACGTCGTCTCTTAAGAATGATTGGAAGTTCACCAGGTGGAAACACCATTACTACATTACGTCCATTGTTTTTCATCTTTAGAAGGGAGGTGGGACCTGGGCCTGAACCACCAATCAACTCTCCTCCCTCCACACTTAGAGTGCTACTGAATGAAGATACTTTATAGCTTGTTTTATTTCTCCTTCCCATTGGCATTGGAATTCTGGCAATCCGAACTACCATTTTGCGTATGCCCCTACGTTTTGGCTTTGGTGGTGGACCCTGCTGTACATCAGCTTCTGCTGTGGGTGGTTTGTGATGAACAGCAGGAACTGGAAATAGTGCATTTTGTTCATTAAGTCTGTAAGCCCTGGGTTCCTCTGGTGTTCGATAAGGAGGCATTACAAATGCACGGGAAAGGCTGCTCTCAGATGCCCTTGGCCTTCCAGGtcttctcctccttcccctgcctgaTCTGTCACTTCTGCGGCCTCTGAAACCAAACCGATGTCCGCGGCTAGAAAATGGAGTTCGTCTAAGGGTTTCTGATGTTTGAGAAAAGAGAGGTAGCATCCATGGCATTTCATCAATCTGTTGTTCTACAGTACTTTCCTTTTCTTTGTAAGTGTCTTCTATTTGGCTACACTTGTCTACCTCAATGTCATCTTCATCATCTGAAGATTTATCTTTATCACCACCTCCTGTTCTTTCCTGCTTTTTAATATCTATAATAAGTTCCTGACTTTCATTTATTTTACCCTGCTCTGCTTCAATCTTCAGATCTTCCTGGTCTTCAATTTTAACTGCAGATTCCCCTTCCTGCTCTTCATCTGATGACTCTTCTTGTTTACTTTCCTCCAGCTCCTCACCAGATTCATCATCTTGTTTAAGCTCTTCATGCTCTTCATGCTCCTCCCCTGATTCCTCCTCACCCTGTGTATTCTTTTGTTCCTCCACAAAACAGGATTCCGGTTTAAATATTTCCTGCTCAGCAGATTCCGCTTCATGTTTACTTTCTTCATGTTCTTCCCCAGACTCCTCAATTTCATGCTTACTCTGCTCGTCACCTGATGACTCGTCTTTATCATTTTGATTCACAGTCCTTATATTGCTTGAACTTTCTCCCacattactactactactattatctTCTTCCCTTTCTTCTACAGTGTCTGTAGGCTGTGGTTCCATCCAGGCAAGAGCTGCAAGCTCTCGAAGAACATTTGAACTGGCAGACTCAGAAAAGTCTGGGTTGGGGGAGACAGGGTTTGTTTCTTTATCCACTGTTTCTGAAGGCTTTTCTTCAGGGCTTCTCAGTCCACAAGCAAGgctttgagaagaaaaaaagctgTACTGTAATCCTGGTTCAGCATCTTCAGGCTCTGATGATGGGCTGGTGACATGGCTGTAATTAAGGCGGACACCACTGGATCGCAGGTCATTGGATAGTTGGCTAAGGTCCTTCATGATATCCATCAAACGCACAACTGGTTGAAGGTTGACACGACCATTGCCACATTTGCTTTTTAATAGAGCGATTATTCCATCAACACCTAATTTTGGAGCTCCTGCTGATGAACGGCAGAAGGGTTTGCTTGAGCGACCCCAGGAGTGCTGGGATCGAGCGTCTTCACCTTGGTGTTCTTGATTGGCAATGGTGGtgcctggaaagaaaagaaaaagggttaCGTTTTTTAAAAAGGGATggtatagtttttgttttttttaaaatcttcaTTACATATACTAGATCTGCTTCCTACACAGTAGTTGTGCTTTATCAAACCAAAATAGAATATAAAGGCAGCCATACATAAATCGAAATTTGGCGAG
This window contains:
- the AHDC1 gene encoding transcription factor Gibbin isoform X1 produces the protein MLNILPCKDLYIGYLTKHYLGSRSSISEYTSVHLSKRLNVLFVFIVLNKNACISAKVSNLVVAPGSEAIYGGCLRKAHVLSSQSFLSRGLASCVLPPPLLHPLTAAGVLASSPLVVHEGRSSQPHSWRLRDVQKTSGKFQPCSRGERERENVSSTDVAPPSLENGDTPAEKRTSHPKEIERGRRVTQACRHPRSRDHKYSGRSAKQERQESTTIANQEHQGEDARSQHSWGRSSKPFCRSSAGAPKLGVDGIIALLKSKCGNGRVNLQPVVRLMDIMKDLSQLSNDLRSSGVRLNYSHVTSPSSEPEDAEPGLQYSFFSSQSLACGLRSPEEKPSETVDKETNPVSPNPDFSESASSNVLRELAALAWMEPQPTDTVEEREEDNSSSSNVGESSSNIRTVNQNDKDESSGDEQSKHEIEESGEEHEESKHEAESAEQEIFKPESCFVEEQKNTQGEEESGEEHEEHEELKQDDESGEELEESKQEESSDEEQEGESAVKIEDQEDLKIEAEQGKINESQELIIDIKKQERTGGGDKDKSSDDEDDIEVDKCSQIEDTYKEKESTVEQQIDEMPWMLPLFSQTSETLRRTPFSSRGHRFGFRGRRSDRSGRGRRRRPGRPRASESSLSRAFVMPPYRTPEEPRAYRLNEQNALFPVPAVHHKPPTAEADVQQGPPPKPKRRGIRKMVVRIARIPMPMGRRNKTSYKVSSFSSTLSVEGGELIGGSGPGPTSLLKMKNNGRNVVMVFPPGELPIILKRRRGRPPKNLVLARDTPPILPQPPPVEPTLPPQPTPMPPQPVPEGEFAKKRRRRKQKLQSPQPSYVADTNDSKSDYSDVLAKLAFLNRQSQGASRTSPPRCWTPTLPESVHQAPGTPNISQYLHRVQGYRRRGGRGGGPGRRGACNSHNAELSRCSFSEFFEGIGKKKTKPRTIDPLKPRKRRQPKPEPDPNAKPKRKRRSRKNGALLGDMGEEPSYQGVSDWGGESKSGPWASQLSNSQSGNRPCSYQGPERTGFSALHDGSPSRSGFYGGTGSVTQSESGGQDRHGLFTGYFRSLLDSDDSSDLVDFSSVAQRQEARKSASAFSGSSASPNPRALQSYPNSRGGKSRNPESSYQSSATSRQPFPPNRGNTNYVSLTQQECRGSDAFQKLLSRSPNSQHSGNFGQFGAFQGSTGQNLPGHGIFAPNKQYPAPPDCLGNKDCSFSFTGGGNSLPSSPGSAHSSTSFSQQQQMSAAGSGSNVAKSPFFSTSELPPYPPLRSESRSGTSSPAGYMLPKVSGPMFPGENSRTFPASVGTGQWGFRQGYGQSDWGPDNFGQLYGPGFDCHMTESNVILDISNYTPQKAKQNTDNLSESSSDSTQYTQPGAGYRRANSEASSSEGQSSLSSLEKLMMDWNDTSSAPGYSWNQTVLFHQTAKPGRGRRKKTDIFEPSPHHHLGFSSSSPSSSSSSATAPPSGFPTKRGGGPRGPRGGRGGNCTTNKKERGSSKAKFSPKPPAPPPSSSVNSLFQDTSDLGLDCYSGDSSMSPLPSHSRAYGVGEREPPCDFSGPYSMNPSTPSDGTFGFQSDSPGLGPPSTELESSKHFSHLPTVGNTNTGAPHPPPPPPGLGYDHPLQDSPFSPNCSPTLELRPGEGRKLVPPPHSSCDPLKHSLPPHLPSCREQLPPQPTTHHRYDPPSCKNAGYWYPPRSPPYDGKGGLLSDFMGRRAEGVSCLSPHIPSPKRDKETLDMVRGHHRASYPCPLISDITHSPVQRDSMVQLQDTYRYPAFPPQGPPVLSPPNLKGGFLGPENIPEDNFTVTSL
- the AHDC1 gene encoding transcription factor Gibbin isoform X2, with translation MLSVPGPGAAMSGREQPEPAGNDVSSTDVAPPSLENGDTPAEKRTSHPKEIERGRRVTQACRHPRSRDHKYSGRSAKQERQESTTIANQEHQGEDARSQHSWGRSSKPFCRSSAGAPKLGVDGIIALLKSKCGNGRVNLQPVVRLMDIMKDLSQLSNDLRSSGVRLNYSHVTSPSSEPEDAEPGLQYSFFSSQSLACGLRSPEEKPSETVDKETNPVSPNPDFSESASSNVLRELAALAWMEPQPTDTVEEREEDNSSSSNVGESSSNIRTVNQNDKDESSGDEQSKHEIEESGEEHEESKHEAESAEQEIFKPESCFVEEQKNTQGEEESGEEHEEHEELKQDDESGEELEESKQEESSDEEQEGESAVKIEDQEDLKIEAEQGKINESQELIIDIKKQERTGGGDKDKSSDDEDDIEVDKCSQIEDTYKEKESTVEQQIDEMPWMLPLFSQTSETLRRTPFSSRGHRFGFRGRRSDRSGRGRRRRPGRPRASESSLSRAFVMPPYRTPEEPRAYRLNEQNALFPVPAVHHKPPTAEADVQQGPPPKPKRRGIRKMVVRIARIPMPMGRRNKTSYKVSSFSSTLSVEGGELIGGSGPGPTSLLKMKNNGRNVVMVFPPGELPIILKRRRGRPPKNLVLARDTPPILPQPPPVEPTLPPQPTPMPPQPVPEGEFAKKRRRRKQKLQSPQPSYVADTNDSKSDYSDVLAKLAFLNRQSQGASRTSPPRCWTPTLPESVHQAPGTPNISQYLHRVQGYRRRGGRGGGPGRRGACNSHNAELSRCSFSEFFEGIGKKKTKPRTIDPLKPRKRRQPKPEPDPNAKPKRKRRSRKNGALLGDMGEEPSYQGVSDWGGESKSGPWASQLSNSQSGNRPCSYQGPERTGFSALHDGSPSRSGFYGGTGSVTQSESGGQDRHGLFTGYFRSLLDSDDSSDLVDFSSVAQRQEARKSASAFSGSSASPNPRALQSYPNSRGGKSRNPESSYQSSATSRQPFPPNRGNTNYVSLTQQECRGSDAFQKLLSRSPNSQHSGNFGQFGAFQGSTGQNLPGHGIFAPNKQYPAPPDCLGNKDCSFSFTGGGNSLPSSPGSAHSSTSFSQQQQMSAAGSGSNVAKSPFFSTSELPPYPPLRSESRSGTSSPAGYMLPKVSGPMFPGENSRTFPASVGTGQWGFRQGYGQSDWGPDNFGQLYGPGFDCHMTESNVILDISNYTPQKAKQNTDNLSESSSDSTQYTQPGAGYRRANSEASSSEGQSSLSSLEKLMMDWNDTSSAPGYSWNQTVLFHQTAKPGRGRRKKTDIFEPSPHHHLGFSSSSPSSSSSSATAPPSGFPTKRGGGPRGPRGGRGGNCTTNKKERGSSKAKFSPKPPAPPPSSSVNSLFQDTSDLGLDCYSGDSSMSPLPSHSRAYGVGEREPPCDFSGPYSMNPSTPSDGTFGFQSDSPGLGPPSTELESSKHFSHLPTVGNTNTGAPHPPPPPPGLGYDHPLQDSPFSPNCSPTLELRPGEGRKLVPPPHSSCDPLKHSLPPHLPSCREQLPPQPTTHHRYDPPSCKNAGYWYPPRSPPYDGKGGLLSDFMGRRAEGVSCLSPHIPSPKRDKETLDMVRGHHRASYPCPLISDITHSPVQRDSMVQLQDTYRYPAFPPQGPPVLSPPNLKGGFLGPENIPEDNFTVTSL